A single genomic interval of Cupriavidus necator harbors:
- a CDS encoding lipopolysaccharide biosynthesis protein, which yields MNKQTLATEPNAAAKPRVGRSVGLLVGGQATAQILTLAAAPILTRLYAPQDFGAAAVFTALLAFFGVVACLRYDLSIALPANDRDAENLVVLCLLCVASTTALCGLGVLWFGDALILALNWSIDTNVLWLLPFGVASAGLYTVIERWMVRMQYFGQLAQTRLLRSLIGNLVQLGGHGLGVLALMGGTVIGNGTGGLFFLIREVRRRQGRNIRLVRIIALARRYKDFPLYSTWTAVFNVAGLHLVPLIFSALFGAAVVGHFAFALRMVSAPITLIGAAIGSVFFAQAPAARRAGRLPEVAEELRRKLANAGVPALVLLICAGPDLFGTVFGERWRMAGHYARWMAPWIYFQFQFSPLSCLPDVMELQKLELTAQFSTFAVRLATLAACYGFSVPADQSIAAFSVVSALAYLWMLALFMSRVGVGLRAMVAHDTKRILIFCALALPSLLLYSGAPDWRSLACAIYFLALSALWLRRALRAPHAGTGRA from the coding sequence TTGAACAAACAAACGCTTGCCACTGAGCCCAACGCGGCGGCGAAGCCGCGCGTGGGCAGGAGCGTTGGCCTGCTGGTCGGCGGGCAGGCCACCGCGCAGATACTCACCCTTGCGGCAGCGCCGATTCTGACGCGCCTTTATGCACCGCAGGATTTCGGCGCCGCGGCGGTCTTCACGGCCCTGCTGGCATTCTTCGGCGTTGTTGCCTGCCTGCGCTACGACTTGTCGATCGCGCTACCCGCCAACGATCGCGATGCCGAGAACCTGGTGGTGTTGTGCCTGCTATGCGTTGCGTCGACTACCGCGCTATGCGGGCTCGGCGTGCTGTGGTTCGGCGATGCGCTGATCCTGGCCCTGAATTGGTCGATCGACACCAACGTTCTCTGGCTGCTTCCCTTCGGCGTTGCTTCGGCCGGCCTCTACACTGTGATTGAGAGATGGATGGTCAGGATGCAGTACTTCGGCCAGCTGGCGCAGACCAGGCTGCTGCGGTCCTTGATCGGGAATCTGGTTCAGTTGGGCGGCCACGGACTCGGCGTCCTTGCCTTGATGGGCGGAACGGTGATCGGCAATGGCACCGGCGGACTGTTCTTCCTGATAAGGGAAGTCCGGCGCAGGCAGGGCCGCAATATCAGGCTGGTCCGAATCATTGCCCTGGCTCGCCGCTACAAGGACTTTCCGCTGTATTCCACCTGGACGGCCGTATTCAATGTGGCGGGCCTACACCTGGTCCCGTTGATCTTCTCCGCATTGTTCGGTGCTGCCGTGGTGGGCCACTTTGCCTTTGCACTGCGCATGGTGTCAGCGCCGATCACGCTGATCGGCGCCGCTATCGGCAGCGTCTTCTTCGCCCAGGCCCCGGCCGCCAGGCGGGCAGGCCGCCTGCCGGAGGTGGCCGAGGAACTGCGCCGGAAGCTGGCCAACGCCGGTGTCCCGGCGCTGGTGCTGCTCATCTGCGCCGGACCGGACCTGTTCGGCACCGTGTTCGGTGAACGGTGGCGCATGGCCGGCCACTATGCGCGCTGGATGGCACCCTGGATCTATTTTCAGTTCCAGTTTTCCCCGCTGTCGTGCCTGCCTGATGTGATGGAACTGCAGAAGCTGGAGCTGACCGCGCAGTTCAGCACCTTCGCAGTTCGTCTGGCCACGCTGGCGGCGTGTTACGGATTCAGCGTTCCGGCGGATCAAAGCATCGCCGCGTTCTCGGTGGTAAGCGCCTTGGCCTATCTCTGGATGCTGGCCTTGTTCATGTCGCGAGTAGGGGTAGGTCTCAGGGCAATGGTGGCGCACGATACGAAGCGGATCCTCATCTTCTGCGCCTTGGCGCTGCCGTCGTTACTGCTGTACAGCGGCGCGCCCGACTGGCGCTCCCTTGCTTGCGCGATTTACTTCCTGGCGCTCTCGGCACTCTGGCTGCGGCGTGCCTTGCGCGCGCCGCACGCCGGCACCGGTCGGGCATGA
- a CDS encoding DegT/DnrJ/EryC1/StrS family aminotransferase, which produces MIEFIDLKTQQARIKYRIDAGIQQVLAHGQYILGPEVEELEQRLADYTGARYCISCANGTDALQIAQMALGIGAGDEVIMPGFTYIATAETVALLGAKPIYVDVDPRTCNLDPAALEAAITPRTRAIVPVSLYGQCADFDPINAIAARHGVPVIEDAAQSFGASYKGRSSCNLSTIACTSFFPSKPLGCYGDGGAIFTNDHELGKRIRQIAHHGQERRYHHVRVGVNSRLDTLQAAILLAKLSIFDEEVAMRQQVAARYGELFRRGGIEATPHIEPHNISVYAQYTIRVPDRETLQDRLRAAGIPTVVHYPLPLNRQPAVATPHARLPIGDALARQVLSLPMHPYLDMTSQQAICSAILQHVMCQPERVLP; this is translated from the coding sequence ATGATCGAGTTCATCGACCTCAAAACCCAGCAAGCCCGCATCAAGTACAGGATTGACGCCGGCATCCAGCAGGTGCTGGCGCACGGTCAATACATCCTGGGCCCGGAGGTCGAGGAACTGGAGCAGCGGCTGGCGGACTATACCGGCGCCAGGTATTGCATCAGTTGCGCCAACGGTACGGATGCGCTGCAGATCGCCCAGATGGCGCTAGGGATCGGCGCCGGCGATGAGGTCATCATGCCGGGCTTTACCTATATTGCCACCGCTGAAACCGTCGCGCTGCTGGGAGCAAAGCCGATCTATGTAGACGTGGATCCGCGCACCTGTAACCTGGACCCGGCGGCACTTGAAGCCGCTATTACGCCACGCACCAGGGCCATCGTCCCGGTCAGCCTGTATGGCCAATGCGCCGATTTCGACCCCATCAATGCCATTGCCGCGCGCCACGGCGTACCGGTCATCGAGGATGCCGCGCAGAGCTTCGGCGCCTCCTACAAAGGCCGCAGCAGCTGCAATCTGTCCACGATCGCCTGTACCAGCTTCTTTCCCAGCAAGCCGCTGGGCTGCTATGGCGACGGCGGGGCGATCTTTACCAACGACCACGAGCTGGGCAAGCGGATACGCCAGATCGCCCATCACGGCCAGGAGCGGCGCTACCACCATGTCCGCGTTGGCGTGAACAGCCGCCTGGATACATTGCAGGCGGCCATCCTGCTGGCGAAGCTGTCAATCTTCGATGAGGAGGTGGCGATGCGCCAGCAAGTGGCGGCGCGGTACGGAGAGCTGTTCCGCCGCGGGGGAATCGAGGCCACGCCGCATATCGAACCACACAACATCAGCGTGTATGCGCAGTACACGATCCGGGTGCCCGATCGCGAAACCTTGCAGGACCGGCTGAGGGCCGCCGGGATCCCCACCGTCGTGCACTATCCGCTGCCGCTGAACCGACAGCCCGCGGTGGCCACTCCCCATGCCCGCCTGCCGATCGGCGACGCATTGGCGCGGCAGGTGTTGAGCCTGCCGATGCATCCTTACCTCGACATGACGAGCCAGCAGGCCATCTGTTCGGCGATTCTCCAACATGTCATGTGCCAGCCGGAGCGAGTTTTGCCTTGA
- a CDS encoding acyltransferase — MTYQIHPSAVIDEGAQIGDGSRVWHFAHVCAGARIGRQCSLGQNVFVGNRVVIGDHVKVQNNVSVYDNVTLEDGVFCGPSMVFTNVYNPRSLIERKGEYRDTLVKRGATLGANCTIVCGVAIGEYAFVGAGAVINKDVPAYALMVGVPARQIGWMSEFGEQLDLPVRGEGEAICPNSGQRYVLDGATLRKAAA; from the coding sequence ATGACCTACCAGATACATCCATCTGCCGTCATCGATGAGGGCGCACAGATCGGAGACGGATCGCGCGTCTGGCATTTTGCGCATGTTTGCGCCGGCGCGCGCATCGGCAGGCAGTGCTCGCTCGGCCAGAACGTGTTCGTTGGCAACCGTGTCGTCATCGGCGACCACGTCAAGGTGCAGAACAACGTCTCCGTCTACGACAACGTCACGCTGGAAGATGGCGTCTTTTGCGGTCCAAGCATGGTGTTCACCAATGTATATAACCCTCGCTCGCTGATCGAGCGCAAGGGCGAGTACCGCGACACTCTGGTGAAGCGGGGCGCGACGCTGGGCGCCAACTGCACCATCGTCTGCGGCGTGGCGATTGGCGAATATGCCTTCGTCGGCGCCGGCGCTGTCATCAACAAGGACGTGCCCGCCTACGCGCTGATGGTCGGCGTGCCGGCACGTCAGATCGGCTGGATGAGCGAATTCGGCGAGCAGCTCGACCTGCCGGTGCGTGGTGAGGGTGAGGCCATCTGCCCGAACAGCGGGCAACGCTACGTCCTGGATGGCGCCACGCTGCGCAAGGCTGCCGCCTGA
- a CDS encoding Gfo/Idh/MocA family protein, with translation MKRFALIGAAGYIAPRHMTAIRDTGNQLVSAYDINDSVGIIDSISPQSEFFTEFERFYDHAWRLRRQPGAALDYVAICSPNYLHQSHISAGLRLGCDVICEKPLVPTPELLDELALVERETGRRVFNILQLRHHQAILDLKDKVGRERNGHKHEVELTYITSRGKWYMESWKGDTRKSFGLATNIGVHFYDMLHFIFGRVQHNVVHHSTDNKAAGYLEYENARVRWFLSVDAGDLPAAVKGRKPTYRSITVDGAEIEFSEGFTDLHTVSYREVLAGRGYGLDDARHCIETVNAIRSARPAAPRDGEAHPFLQQLLA, from the coding sequence GTGAAGCGATTCGCACTGATCGGCGCGGCCGGCTACATTGCGCCCCGCCACATGACGGCCATCAGGGATACCGGCAACCAGCTGGTGTCGGCCTATGACATCAATGATTCCGTGGGCATCATCGACAGCATCTCGCCCCAGAGCGAGTTTTTCACCGAGTTCGAGCGCTTCTATGACCATGCCTGGCGACTGCGCCGCCAGCCCGGCGCGGCGCTGGACTACGTCGCCATCTGCTCGCCGAACTACCTGCACCAGTCTCATATCTCAGCCGGCTTGCGCCTGGGATGTGACGTGATCTGCGAAAAGCCGCTGGTACCGACGCCCGAGTTGCTCGATGAGCTTGCCCTGGTCGAGCGAGAGACCGGTCGGCGCGTGTTCAACATCCTGCAGCTGCGCCACCACCAGGCCATCCTCGACCTCAAGGACAAGGTCGGCCGTGAGCGCAACGGGCACAAGCACGAGGTCGAGCTGACCTACATTACCTCGCGCGGCAAGTGGTATATGGAGAGCTGGAAGGGCGACACGCGCAAATCCTTCGGCCTGGCCACAAACATCGGCGTGCACTTCTACGACATGTTGCACTTCATCTTCGGGAGGGTGCAGCACAATGTCGTGCACCACAGCACGGACAACAAGGCGGCCGGCTACCTCGAGTACGAGAATGCGCGTGTGCGCTGGTTCCTGTCGGTCGATGCCGGCGACTTGCCCGCGGCGGTGAAAGGCAGGAAGCCGACCTATCGCTCGATCACCGTGGACGGCGCGGAGATCGAGTTCTCGGAAGGCTTCACCGACCTGCACACCGTCAGCTACCGGGAGGTACTTGCGGGCCGGGGCTACGGCCTGGATGACGCGCGCCACTGCATTGAAACGGTCAATGCGATCCGCTCGGCACGCCCGGCAGCGCCCCGCGACGGCGAAGCCCATCCTTTCTTGCAGCAACTTCTTGCCTGA
- the wbpA gene encoding UDP-N-acetyl-D-glucosamine 6-dehydrogenase, producing the protein MPSPIAKDLIDRIKNRESIIGIVGLGYVGLPLMLRYCAIGFRVLGIDIDGNKVDKLNAGESYIEHIPARGIAHARETGFEATTDFERVGECDAIILCVPTPLNKHREPDMSFVINTTDAIKKYLRIGQVVSLESTTYPGTTEEELLPRLQEGGLEVGNNIFLVYSPEREDPGNGKFETRSIPKIVGGQTPGCRKVGIALYEAAIDRVVPVSSTKAAEMTKLLENIHRAVNIGLVNEMKIVATRMGIDIFEVIDAASTKPFGFTAYYPGPGLGGHCIPIDPFYLTWKAREYGLHTRFIELSGEVNKAMPEYVVARLTEGLNQQGKALKGCRVLVLGIAYKKNVDDMRESPSVEIMELIRARGATVAYSDPHVPVFPKMREHHFELSSVPLDGESLCGFDAVVLATDHDSFDYLLIRQHAKLLVDSRGRYRSPEANVVKA; encoded by the coding sequence ATGCCGAGCCCAATCGCCAAAGACCTCATCGACCGGATCAAGAACCGGGAGTCCATTATCGGCATCGTCGGCCTGGGCTATGTCGGCCTGCCTTTGATGCTGCGCTACTGTGCGATTGGATTCCGCGTGCTGGGTATAGATATCGACGGGAACAAGGTCGACAAACTCAATGCCGGCGAGAGTTATATCGAGCATATCCCCGCACGCGGCATTGCCCATGCCCGCGAGACCGGATTTGAGGCGACTACGGATTTCGAGCGCGTGGGCGAGTGCGATGCAATCATCCTGTGCGTGCCGACGCCGCTCAACAAGCATCGCGAACCCGACATGAGCTTTGTCATCAATACGACGGATGCCATCAAGAAGTACCTGCGCATCGGGCAGGTGGTATCACTGGAAAGTACCACCTACCCCGGCACAACCGAGGAAGAATTGCTGCCGCGCTTGCAGGAAGGCGGGCTGGAGGTGGGCAACAACATCTTCCTGGTCTATTCGCCGGAACGCGAGGACCCGGGCAATGGCAAGTTTGAAACCCGCAGCATTCCCAAGATCGTCGGCGGACAGACGCCGGGCTGCCGCAAGGTCGGCATTGCGCTGTATGAAGCGGCGATCGACCGTGTGGTGCCGGTCAGTTCGACCAAGGCGGCCGAGATGACCAAGCTGCTTGAGAACATTCATCGCGCCGTGAACATCGGCCTGGTCAACGAAATGAAGATCGTGGCCACGCGGATGGGGATCGACATTTTCGAAGTCATCGATGCCGCCTCCACCAAGCCATTCGGTTTCACCGCGTACTACCCGGGGCCGGGCCTGGGCGGGCACTGCATTCCCATCGACCCCTTCTACCTGACCTGGAAGGCCCGCGAGTACGGCTTGCATACCCGCTTCATTGAGTTGTCGGGCGAAGTCAACAAGGCCATGCCAGAATATGTCGTCGCCCGGCTGACGGAGGGGCTGAACCAGCAGGGCAAGGCGCTCAAAGGCTGCCGGGTTCTGGTGCTGGGCATTGCCTACAAGAAGAACGTCGATGACATGCGCGAGTCTCCCTCTGTCGAGATCATGGAACTGATCCGCGCTCGGGGCGCGACGGTCGCATACAGCGACCCGCATGTCCCCGTGTTTCCGAAGATGCGCGAACACCATTTCGAGCTATCGAGCGTGCCGCTTGACGGCGAATCGCTATGTGGCTTCGACGCCGTGGTGCTGGCCACCGATCACGATAGCTTCGACTATCTTCTGATCCGCCAGCATGCAAAGCTCCTCGTCGACAGCCGCGGCAGGTATCGCTCGCCAGAAGCCAATGTTGTCAAGGCCTGA
- a CDS encoding polysaccharide biosynthesis tyrosine autokinase gives MKVVNMHGSVPDAGDEGRDPLDLTVHVDVLLRYRWTFLAVAGMFICVGMLYALLATPLYRTDILVQVEDINGDASAGRLATNISPIFDAKLVAAAEIELLRSRMVVGKAVDDLRLDIEAAARYFPLIGRGLASFSSGLSTPGLFGWGGFAWGKESISVARLEVPPQMEGSKIYLTALGGNQFRVTFDSDDTKVTGTVGLPLKIATGRGTVTLLVSHLDGRAGCKFVLRRLPRATAIARLQEQLMISERGKESGVIGVSLNGNSPTMIAAILNEIAGAYVDQNVRRKAAEAEKSLAFLEQQLPQLREQVEEAETRYNAMRSQRGTIDLGEESKLVLVQSMQIQTRLQELHRQRQELATRFTNGHPALEAIDGQIGRLNAQINAIAGQIQKLPDVEQHVLRLMRDVKVSTEMLQSLLNDIQHLKLIKASKVGTARLVDPAGVPVKPESPNRPLITGLSIVLGLFAGLLVIIARHSLDGGVNDADEVERQTGMTVYSTIPFSAQQAQVQSAGMEDAGLLARVMPKDPAMESLRIFRTVLQSALAGSDNRVVVISSPSPGVGKSFICANLAAIAASGCRVVLIDADLRRGGLHHCFGVQRSPGLADVLMGMPPDRALRRQVVKGLDFIATGMEAPHAADMLQSAGMGALLDALRSRYDLVVIDTPPVLAAADAGILAGKADAVFLVARAEMTTAGELRASQQAIRRAGAEVEGVLFNGPHVQGRWYRSHNHYGKYRYLNEYRCAAKQA, from the coding sequence ATGAAAGTCGTTAACATGCATGGCAGCGTTCCGGATGCCGGGGACGAGGGGCGCGACCCGCTCGATTTGACCGTCCATGTCGATGTGCTGTTGCGCTACCGCTGGACCTTTCTCGCTGTGGCAGGCATGTTCATCTGTGTCGGAATGCTCTATGCCCTCCTGGCGACGCCTCTCTATCGCACCGACATCCTGGTGCAAGTGGAAGACATCAATGGCGATGCCAGCGCTGGCAGGCTGGCAACCAACATCTCGCCGATATTCGACGCCAAGCTGGTTGCAGCGGCGGAGATTGAACTGCTGCGGTCCCGGATGGTGGTAGGAAAGGCGGTTGACGACCTGCGCCTCGATATCGAGGCCGCAGCACGCTATTTCCCCCTGATCGGCCGGGGCCTCGCAAGCTTCAGTTCCGGCCTGTCCACGCCCGGCCTGTTCGGCTGGGGCGGCTTCGCGTGGGGCAAGGAATCGATCAGCGTGGCCCGGCTCGAAGTACCGCCGCAGATGGAGGGGAGCAAGATCTACCTCACCGCGCTGGGGGGCAACCAGTTCCGTGTCACCTTTGACAGCGACGATACCAAGGTGACGGGCACCGTGGGCTTGCCCCTGAAGATTGCTACGGGACGCGGCACGGTTACCCTGCTGGTCAGCCATCTCGATGGCCGCGCCGGCTGCAAATTTGTGCTGCGCCGCCTGCCACGCGCCACCGCCATTGCCAGGCTGCAAGAACAGTTGATGATCTCTGAGCGCGGAAAGGAGAGCGGCGTGATCGGCGTATCGTTGAATGGCAATTCGCCGACGATGATCGCGGCCATCCTCAATGAGATCGCCGGTGCGTACGTCGACCAGAACGTTCGCCGCAAAGCCGCCGAAGCGGAGAAGTCACTCGCCTTCCTGGAGCAGCAATTGCCGCAGCTTCGAGAGCAGGTCGAGGAAGCCGAAACCCGCTACAACGCGATGCGTAGCCAGCGCGGCACGATCGACCTGGGCGAGGAATCCAAGCTGGTCCTGGTTCAGTCGATGCAGATCCAGACCAGGCTGCAGGAGCTGCACCGGCAGCGCCAGGAGCTGGCCACGCGCTTTACCAACGGCCACCCGGCACTTGAAGCCATCGATGGCCAGATCGGTCGTCTCAACGCACAGATCAATGCCATTGCCGGGCAGATCCAGAAGCTTCCCGACGTCGAGCAGCACGTGCTGCGCCTCATGCGCGATGTCAAGGTCAGCACTGAAATGCTGCAGTCCCTGCTCAATGACATCCAGCACCTCAAGCTGATCAAGGCCAGCAAGGTCGGTACCGCACGCCTGGTCGATCCCGCCGGCGTGCCGGTCAAGCCGGAGAGTCCCAACCGCCCACTGATCACCGGCCTATCCATAGTACTCGGCCTCTTTGCGGGTCTACTGGTGATCATTGCGCGCCACTCGCTGGATGGCGGCGTCAACGACGCCGACGAGGTCGAGCGACAGACTGGCATGACCGTCTATTCGACCATTCCCTTCAGCGCACAGCAGGCACAGGTGCAGTCGGCGGGCATGGAGGATGCGGGCCTGCTGGCGCGCGTGATGCCTAAGGATCCTGCCATGGAGAGCCTGCGCATTTTCCGCACCGTACTGCAGTCCGCGCTGGCAGGCAGCGACAACCGTGTCGTTGTGATCAGCAGCCCGTCGCCGGGCGTCGGCAAGTCCTTCATCTGTGCCAACCTAGCCGCCATTGCCGCCAGCGGTTGCCGCGTGGTGCTGATCGACGCCGACCTGCGCCGCGGTGGCCTGCACCATTGCTTCGGCGTGCAGCGCAGCCCCGGTCTGGCCGACGTGCTGATGGGCATGCCGCCGGACCGGGCGTTGCGGCGTCAGGTGGTGAAGGGCCTTGATTTCATCGCGACCGGTATGGAAGCACCGCACGCGGCCGACATGCTGCAGAGCGCGGGCATGGGCGCCCTGCTCGATGCACTGAGGTCGCGCTATGACTTGGTTGTGATCGATACGCCACCGGTACTGGCTGCTGCCGACGCCGGCATTCTCGCCGGCAAGGCAGACGCGGTGTTTCTGGTGGCGCGCGCGGAAATGACAACCGCGGGCGAGCTGCGGGCCTCCCAACAGGCGATCCGCCGGGCGGGTGCCGAGGTCGAGGGCGTGCTGTTCAACGGTCCCCACGTCCAGGGCCGCTGGTATCGCTCGCACAATCACTACGGCAAGTACCGCTATCTCAACGAGTACCGCTGCGCGGCGAAGCAGGCCTGA
- a CDS encoding GNAT family N-acetyltransferase, whose product MSQTKPVPAITAESETRKAYRTICSENPQIAISSKDWWLDSVCQNGEWDAAIVMKNNKPIAALPYYTERRGPLIIQRMPKLTQSFQLWLNYPSNISEHNRIDFEMEAVREIVALLPKSHVVSFNIHHSLRNLLPFYWKGFSEAVRYTYVIDDIADLDGVFSRFNSAARNKIRKAEKIVKTRFTNDVSEFYAINKKTFDRQGMKMPYSFGFIERHDQALLERNARKIFMAVDDDNQIHSALYLTWDQKSSYVHMVGEDPKLRTSGAGIKLIWDAIQYTRNELKLNCLDFEGSMIQSVESVRRSCGGQQRTFSNISNRLFAALHMARGVFRQAK is encoded by the coding sequence ATGAGCCAAACCAAGCCCGTGCCAGCTATCACCGCTGAAAGCGAGACCAGGAAGGCATATCGCACCATATGCTCGGAAAATCCGCAGATAGCGATCTCATCCAAAGACTGGTGGCTTGACTCGGTCTGCCAGAATGGCGAATGGGACGCGGCGATTGTCATGAAGAATAACAAGCCAATTGCCGCACTCCCTTACTACACCGAACGCAGGGGGCCACTCATAATTCAAAGGATGCCAAAGTTGACGCAAAGCTTTCAGCTCTGGCTAAATTATCCGTCGAATATATCCGAGCACAATCGCATTGATTTTGAAATGGAGGCAGTCAGGGAAATCGTGGCACTGCTCCCAAAATCACATGTCGTTAGCTTCAATATTCATCATTCCCTCAGAAATCTATTGCCATTCTATTGGAAAGGATTTTCCGAGGCTGTACGTTACACTTACGTTATCGATGACATCGCCGATCTGGACGGTGTCTTCAGCCGGTTCAACAGCGCCGCGCGCAACAAGATTCGCAAAGCAGAGAAAATTGTCAAAACACGCTTCACCAATGATGTATCAGAATTCTACGCCATCAACAAAAAGACCTTTGATCGCCAGGGCATGAAAATGCCATATTCCTTTGGCTTTATAGAAAGACACGACCAAGCCTTGCTGGAAAGAAATGCAAGAAAGATTTTCATGGCCGTCGACGATGACAACCAGATACATTCCGCGCTTTATTTAACGTGGGACCAGAAGTCCTCTTATGTCCACATGGTCGGCGAGGACCCGAAGCTGCGCACAAGCGGTGCCGGAATAAAACTAATCTGGGATGCCATTCAATATACCCGGAACGAGTTGAAATTAAACTGCCTTGATTTCGAGGGCAGCATGATTCAGTCTGTTGAATCGGTGAGAAGAAGCTGCGGAGGACAGCAACGCACGTTCTCCAACATCTCAAACCGGTTGTTCGCAGCATTACATATGGCTCGCGGTGTATTTCGCCAGGCAAAATAA